In the genome of Scylla paramamosain isolate STU-SP2022 chromosome 2, ASM3559412v1, whole genome shotgun sequence, the window gtaagtggtctcagtcctacccaaagatcggtcactatgaactctgagctctttctgtagggtaATGGCTGGCTGTGTGACCACCAGACgactgtaggtgaatcacacacacaccaggcacATTATGCATAAGCAGTACCATAATCCCTCCAATACCCATCCCAATTCCTGAACAGCACATTCAGACAGTGCATCTGTCTAGGTACTGCAAGGCTGAACAATTCTCGTGACTTACTGAACATCAATACGGAAAATGGTATTGTACAGTATTACATACATGTATGTATTACATGTCTTAGAATTGGTTGTATGTCCTACATATATACAACCAATTCTAAGACATGTTTCTTCTATGAAATATATCCCAAATGCTTATTCATGGAGATTTCTTACCTTTTTCCCTCTGTCTTTGTCTTATATCTGCCACAATATACAAGATGGCATATTTTCAAGGTGATTTATGTTCTCTATGTGCATATGTTAGGTGAAGCCTCATAAAGTAGACAAACAAATGTTAAATTTGTTCATTTCATGTGATAATATATTGTAAAAAATCATTTGACCATAGAAGCAAACATTTGCTCCATGGTAAGAGGCAACAGGTGAGAGAATGGCGGAGATAGGAATATAACCAAGAGTCAGCAGgaacagggaagagaagagttGTGGTTGTGAGGGTGAgtgaaacaacagcagcaagtgCATGAAATACCAGTCAGTGAAAATTACTGCAAATATATACACCACATCTGCagatgataaaaatatatacacatatactaAGTACTGTATACGCATTTCCATGTCCAGCTCACAAACCTAAAGTACAGACTATTTTTTGTGGAAAAACCACTTCTTTGCCATAACACTAGTCACACTGGCTTGCCTgcgagagactgagagagaaaggCCAGTGTCACACTATGCTGCCCTGAGTTGTGAAATCACCAACAACTGAGAGGCATCTCACTATTGTAGCACCACCACATCTGCTGCAAAGCGCTGAGTCGTGCTACAATGATGCTGCACCACTGCGGCACTCCATaagtgaggacaaaacacataCACTCTTACAGCTCTAGGCCAAGCAGCAGTGCTGTAGTGCCGCAGGACTGTGTAGTGTGACACTGGCtggtgtgtgtacgtatgtccAGGTGTGTGTCCAGTTTCATATCCAGATGTGGTGATGCCTGGATATTAATGAGTCCAGCTGCTGAACATCCACATATCAGAGGGATTAATGTATAGGTAAATACTCCTACAGTAGTCTCGTAACTTCTGTGCCACTAATGGTCTGGGACACATTCACTAGTTCCACACTCAACCCAAAATATCCACTCATGACACCTATAATACTTTTCAATACAGATCAttccatgatatatatatatatacttactgAGTACTTGGACTCTGGGTTATACTGAAAAAGGCTGGTCTGAATAAGTAGCACCAAAGTTAGTGAGATATGAAATATCACCATTCAAACCTTTTCTTCCACATTTTTGCTATAACATATGAGAACTTCTAAACAGTAAACCTACATTACACAGTTCATATAAAATTTATCAAAATTGCACACACTCACAAGATGTtttataaaacaaacacagaccaaacagaggcaGAAATAAGTCTCACCTGAGCATCAAATATTCTGCCAGTCTTGCAAGGGTTACTGGGATCACATAATACAAAGCCTGGAGCTACATCAGCCTCCTCTACTCCCCTCAGCTTCACCTTAACATTCTCCCCACAGTTGACAGTGCCAGTCTCATCCTCATCTCGCCAAAGCATGTCCACAGTCACAGGGGTCTGCAACAACAAAATCATACATACATTCTCAAAAATCATAACTAAGGTAGCTGCTGAGGTCTGTCTAGTACCCCGGAAATGGTAACTTTTCACATTAACATCTTAGAATCCTCATTCTAAAATAACATCCTTCCAAGTAAGCTCTCTTATCCCACATCTTGCTAGTCTATATTTCTGGAGAGTTTTCAATCTACTCATTTTTTATTCTGAAATACTAGGCATTCTTAAAGCATTACCAGCAGCTCACCTTATTAGGCATGACCACAATGTTGTCTCCCTTCTTGCAGCAGCCAGACTCTACTTTGCCCATGACAATGGTGCCTCTGTCATTGTAGCGGTCCACGACAGGCATCATGAAAGGTCCGCTCATGTTTCGGTTGAGTGGCGGCAAGTTGTTGATGTAAGGAATGAACGCTGGTCCCTTGTACCACGGGCAAAGGGTTTCATCAATTTGCTCTCTAAGATTAGCACCAGTCAAGCCAGAGCATGGCATGAACATGATGTCTTTACTGGGGTTAAAGCCAACCTGGAAACAAATCAACTTGCAATTAGTCAATGTCATTTGGCATTCTTCAAAATTTATAAAATTCAGCTTTCTAGTTCACATAAAATATATAAGGAGACTAATGTTGCTGAGAATGTACATCTGGAAGACTGACAAGGCAGTAAGTCACCTTAAATACCTCCAATGACAATAATCTAAATTAAATTTTcaacattcattcattttgttgttAGTGCCACTATGATTTTATCCCCATCCAAATCCATTCAATAATACATTTGTGATCTTCCTACAAACTTCAAAAATTCTGTTTGGTCataataattttctcttcattactgaAACTCCTCACTACAATTTAATAAGATCAAATTCGAGGATCACCCTATCAGTATATGAATAAATACTACATACTAATATGCATCAAACGGATGACATGAGGAAGCAAACTGTAATTCTGACAACGCAAAATCCTGTCACACAAACCTTCTTGAGGTAGGGTACCAATTTCTCTTTACATTCATTGTAGCGCTTTTCTGACCACTGCACAGTTGAATCATCCATTTTGTTAATGAGTACAATGAGGTGCTTAACACCTGCCGTCTTGGCCAACATCGCATGTTCTCTGGTCTGGCCACCCCTTTCAAAGCCAGTCTCAAACTCTCCTTTTCTTGCTGATATTACCTGAAATAAGAAATGTTACTCCTTTAGCAAGCAATGATGAGATGAGTAAACAAAAGCATGTGGAGAGTATTCTATCATGGGCATCCAGATGCCAGGAGCTCCAAGAACAGGTATCAGGTTAGTCTTCCCTGCCTTACACTTGCTCtgcttcaccatcaccatctctatCTCACATCTCACTGCCCCAATAAAATACATCCCCAGACAAGATCATCAGGATCAAACAAGAATATATGTAGACAGACCTCAACTCTTTCTATGCACACACAGGCTTTGCAGAAGGGAAGTCTTAATTGCTGCAAGAAATGGCAATGGACATTAAGAGGACTCAGTCTCAGTCATGTTCAGTGATGAAAGCATCTTCATGCTGGAGAGGAGGGCCTTAAACCTTACAAAGTTATGGTAAAACACAAAGTATATAGTAAAGCCTAACAATTGCACAGTGAGATGGTGTGGAGTACTTTTAATGGAGATATGGAGATATGGACATATGAGGTCTGTGCCTCCTTCCAAAGAATGTAGCAATGAAAGGAATCACAAGCCATTACCAAAAAATCCACAAGTGTAACTATTAGTACAAGATGATGCCCCTCCCCACAAGAGTAAAAGTTCCTTAATGACTATGGAATAATGTGGTAATGGGCTCAGTAACTCCAACCTAAACCATTTAGAGAACTTTTGTAACACAATGAAACATGTAAGAGGCCAGACCCACCAACATCACAGACCTGTAGGAGTTATGGGTCAGCAGGAATGTTACCTCCATTGTTAAGGTCATTGAATCATTGACAAACCAACAGCAGATGGTATTGAAAGGGAAAGGTAATATGACCAACtatcaaatgaaaacaaatgtaaagaaaacagtaCAACAGAAGTCCATAGCAGTCAAGTTTACATGTCAATTCTCCTCCAAATGTTAATGTAGACATTTTGCAGCCACAGTATCATTTTCCtgcaaaaaaaacattttttaaaCTGCACTGCAATTAGAGCACCTCCAAAACCTTTATAAACTgttaactcacaaacatttGGACAAATAGCAGGGTGCTCTTCACTCACCAGAACTGCCAGATCAGCTTGGCAGGCACCACCgatcatgttaggcacgaagCTTTTGTGGCCTGGGGCGTCAAGGATTGTGAAATGTTTCTGGTCTGTTTCAAAGTATGCTCTGCCTACCTCCACTGTCTTGCCTTTGTCACGCTctgtggagaggaaagggggtggAACAGTTAGCACCAAGTCTCCACTGTGCTTAGTGAGCACTGACTGTTTAGTGTAACAATccatacaaaaaacaaacagcaattGTTAATAAGCTAAGAGGTTGAGTATATTACTATATGAATgtcaaacaagaaaacacaattGTTAAATACAGTAAAACCCCCATACTTTAAAAGTCATTATATGATATATGAGTTGAAGTACCTTGTTCTTCCCTCAACATGAGATACACTTGCCTTTAGTTCTGCCTTTATGCTACACAAGAGTAGTTCCACCTCTTAATAAACAAATTTTCAGATTTTGGATTCTACTCTACCAACATCAgccacaaaaacataaaaatactaCACAACTtgatgaaagtaagaaaatatcaCCATAAAACAAAGAACGTATGCAATGAATACTAAGGACAATAATATAAGCACCAAACTGAGCACCACTCTCCAATGCGTTTCAACTCAAATTTGGACAATGGAATGCTTTGCACTTATGTCTGATCATTTCAAACTACTATACTAAAATTTTTATGAGTGAAACTTTGAAATACTTAAGAAAATCCCATCATAAATCCTACCAAATACAAAATTTACACAAATGCAAAATATTTTGaatcatctatcaactcaaaaTGGTTGCATCTTTCGAACTTGGATCCAAGTCTGCAATAACTTTAGTTATGAAAAAACTTTACCAGTGGGAGTACAGATGATGGGGGTTATACTTTAAtaccactacaaaaaaaaaaaaaaactttggaaAGAGGCAGGCAGGGCCAACTAGCAAGACCCTAAGAGAGGCATGAGAAAAGCATCATGTCACAAAGAGACAACACTTTGCCCTCTGTAACAATGAGAACAATGATCAACATTTATAAGTGAACTCCTTCAACATAAAGAAACCTACACTAATCAAACATCACTCAAGACTGATATTCACAGACAACCTGTGTCATAAACCGTTATTCAGTAAACAGGAAAATAAGTATTGAGTCAGACCTTCTAGATTGGTGTCCAGTGCCCAGGAAAGGTACCAAgtttctctgttcttctctttgGCCTCCCTTTCATACTTCTCCAGCGTCCGTTTCTCCACCATGCCTGTCAGATACATGATCTGACCCCCGATGGTTGACTTGCCAGCATctttgaaaggaaaaggaaaaatattatttaCCCATGGAGAAAATTATATGGTTCCTTGAAAAATGTTCAATTCATTTTAGGATTTTACATTATGTTTAAGGAAGATAATTTTAGTTGCTATTGTTGGACACAGCAGTAACTGTACAACTCAAGATATGTTTGtttaaaattaatgaaacaatCATAAAAATGATGAGCTGAAATCACAAAACTGCTATGAAACTATTATAACAAGATTTATTTACCATCATGTGTTGAACAAGTACAAACtgactaaaaataaacaaaagcataTATTGAGTTGAAGAAACAAGATAAATGTTTATATCACCAGTTGTTCTGTGCTGACTTTTCATAAAATTGACAAACTAATGGAATTAAAAATTATGGCAAGTGATAATTTCTGAACATGACGGTCTATTCATATTTTAGATtatggaggaatgaagggaggaaggcatCTCTCTATTACAAGACATGTACAGTGGACAAGTCATTCTGCACAGGAGACATGATCACAAAGGACAGATTCTAGCAAGGTGCACTCATTATCTTGTCTTTCAGCAAGAACATTAAATGTGCACCAATCAGCTGTGCTGTCAAGAGACAAAAGAGGCAGGGCATGTGACTTCTATATGAGCAGTCTGCAATGACTATAAACAAAAATTTCACTAGCAAGCCTTCAAATATGGCACTAATTTACGCTGATAAATTTCAGAACAGTAATCAGTTGCTTCACAGGGCAACACTCACCAACATGGCCGATGAAAATGACATTGACAGGTTCCTTCTTGGGTGCTGAATCATCCTCATCTAATGGCTTTTTCTTTGGCTTTTTGATCTCATCgctgtcctcttcctcatcttcatccgGGGTGCCTGGAGTGGGGGGCGTAGGTGGAGTTTCACggttgggggagggggtagCAGCATCAGCTGCTTCTTCCCATGAGTCAGCTGTGACATCTCCATCCAAGTTAGTTACAGCCAGGTCTTCTGGGGTTCCTGTGGACGGTTCTGGGGGCGGATCTGTAGGAATAAAGGTGCTCTTAGTACACACATTGTGTAACATGAAATCTCAGGAAAAGCTTGCATAAAGACTCCATAAAACCAATTTCTTAATGTTACCAGAAAATAACAAGGAATAAATTTTTGGAAAATCTCAAGCCACATTATTTTtaatactaaaaacatgtaCTGTACATGTAGTCCaatcctttcttttctgaaGATATCATTTAAGAAGTTATCAAGATGTTTTACACTCATGTTCCTGTCAATAGTGACTTCTGAGAAAACCAGACACAAACTTATCAGCATTTAGCAATGACTACACATCCATTTTTAATTGCTACCTCTTCAAATTCCAACTATATTTATGAAACTTGCTCATGATGCTTTTACCAATACACAACTGTTAGTGATATACATATGTTAATTTCTAGTACAAGACCAGAACAATAAGGTATCATATTTATAATGTTCAGTATGGTAAATCTGCATTTGGCAACACCAATTAATTCCTACCGTGATTCTCCCATTTGACAATTATTTCCTCCCCCTGCCCACTTACTGTTTTCTGTGTAAAAATTTATCAATATCAAATATTACTAATCAGTTGCAATGACATCTTGCAGTCATGACTGTATACCAAAAAAACTAACTAATCATGAGCTAAAATAAAATTTCTATGAATTTCATTCTGTATCTGATAATTCCAAGTGGTGCCTCTGCTAACCACCACTGGTCTCACCtgtgtgttttctttaatctctcttctctatccactcctacaaaTAAGCCAAACTTGTCAAATATGCTGCTATACTGCCAACATCCTCCATTACTTCATCAACGCTGACAATCATAAATGGATACATGAAATAAATTATGAAATGCCAAAGTGTGAGCCTGCATGTGGTGATACAAGGCTGAGTGGTTGCTGCATACCTTTCACCTTtcaagatataaaaaaataaataaataaataaataaataaataaataaataaaaaacaatgaaataagataaaaataaaataaagccacAAATGcaattctataaaaaaaaatttctctctctcattaaacacAAATTACAAAGGCTGTATTTGCTGCAACAATCAAATTACagcaatgaaagataaataacttttcatataaaaaaaaaaaaacatatcctcataaacaacaaacaatgGATAGAATATGCTACCAACAGAAATGTGTGCACTATACTCCAGGTCCTAGTACTGACTGTAATACAAGTCACCAACATGATACCAGGAGAGGAGTTCTATTACATCACATTTTAACCATTGACTAATAAAGTAGCAGCCCTGGTCACTGCCACATACTGTCAGGGCAGCTCTCACTACATGAAGGACCACCTTCTTTCTTGGCAATCATTTTGTCTGTAGCAATCATAGCATTCCTTACTGGGAATGTATGTCAACTTTGCATTCCATTCTGCAACACACACTCTTAACTCCCTTGAGCCTGGCTCCTCCAGGAAGGCTTCTCCAATTGCATGAAGAATTACTATTGCCTATGCTAAAAATtatcacactgaaaaaaataattccagACTGGAGAAAACTTATTACAGGAAAAACAGCTTCCAAATAGACAACACTGTATAGATAAGCCAAGCATGGCACCAGCACAATGGCcacctcaaacctcacaagcaGTAGCAACCTACTTCATATGGCTGGAGCGTTCTGACAGGGAAATCCATTACAGGATGAGATAAGAAAACTGTGTATTACAGGCAGAGATAAGACAGCTGTGTGTTACTCCAAAGCTTACATGCTGGAAAAGGCTTGTGGTTCCAGTGGTTATGCCAAGCTGGCACATTTGGTTTCATAGATGCCCAGCAGAAGATATGTTTTATTATCtaaacaataatgaaatgtaGAGAGCATATGACTCCCACTTAAGCATATTTCATGAAGTTACACATCAACAATATCACAGTAAAATTAAATCATtaccaattatttttttattattattattattattttatcttatttatttattttttttactgtttcttgTGTTTGCTATTCACTTAAAAtacaacacaataaataaacagggcTTCTGACGGTCTTGGGTCTGACCTACAAGTTGCAGGATTCAATCACTTTCACAGTGTGATATTTCAAGTAGTTGCGAGTCATGAATTTTTTTTGCAATCTCATATTTTTGTTGGTCATGCCAAGCCTTAGGTTCTACCAGGTTGAACAGCTGTTGGCATGCCTGTGTTGGTAAGCCTTCAGCAGCTCACCACCTCCACTCAGCAAGACAAGCAGGTGAGGGGCCTGGTTAGACTTAAGTGTTCAGTTTTGATGGCTGTTTGCAAGTGGACCGAAAGCCCAACACTGACTCATTATTTAAATTAATGTGCCTAAGTTGATAtgaaattttcttttcataagtGTGTCTGACATGTCATCCAAAAAAGTTATAGCACATTAAAATTTTGTTTCAATAAACACTCTTCAAGACCACTTGTTGCCAAATTAATTACAAGTGATCACTCATCATTGTAGCCTTCATTAAACTAATACTTTTGTACATACGTTTCTTGAAAACTCCAACAAATACAAGGACCCTCATGTTAAAAGCCACAGTTCATAAGGCACCAATTGGTGTACCAGTAAGCCCACTGCATTTCCACACATGTTTAGCTATGAGCTGACAAAAATGATACTTCTCTTGCTGAGCATCTATCACAGGAGTCAAATAAAAGGGGATTTCTACCAAGTGTATGTGTTAGGACATAGAGGCTGCCATTTGATGTCCACCTGAAGGTAATTAGGATACAAAAGTTCTGCAAACATATCTTGATCTGAACAGTGCCATGTCAATGGACCTCACCACTCACCAAACAATGGTTTTCTAATTACAAGATAATTTGACATAATATTCTAGTTTATTCCAATAGAGACAAACTGTACAGCAGTAGCTAGGAGCCTGCACTTCCCAACGAACACACCATAATTTGCATGGCTAACATACTTTATTGACAACTAGGGTACAATATTCTAAACTGAGAAGAGCAGATATATAGAACACTATTGTAAGACGACGGTAAATGAAGCTGTAAATGCCACCTGACCACTCACCAGTTCTTGACAGTATTCTCAGATCTCACTTGCTTTCAAGATTATACTAAACAAGATTTTATCAATTGCTAAAGTAAAGAATGTGTTACTTGTTATTATAGTActtctttctactactaatttttttcttgttacagCAGAAGTCCCATCTTTCAGCATCCAATGTTTTGGAAAACCTGATGTTTCAACACTTTTGCAAAATAGTCCCGTTCCAAAAGTTATCTGATCTTCAGGCATATTTCCAAAAGGAATTGGCATGTGGCAAGTTTAAAAATGGCACCAGACGCCGTGGTCATCTGCCATCACATGTGGGCTCTCCTGCTGGCTACAGCACATGTGGGTACCATGGTGTGAGTGGTGTAGATGAGAATATTTTTAGTTTAAACTTGGAACATatgaataagtaaaagacagaggaggagaggaaaggtataTTAGCAATACAGTGTGTGAGAGGCAGAGTCTGTCTCTGTGAACGAAAATCCACCAATAGTTGAAGAGCAGACTGGCCAGCAGATCGTTATAAGTGTGACAAATCCTGCTGCTTTGGAcacaaagagaagggaagtaaggaagaggagccACCGAAAGTTTCATGGGAGggtgctaaaaaaaataacactttattaaGTTTGCTAAAGCTGAACTGCTTTGTTTTCTAGAAAAATCCCTTGAAATTTTGTGATTTCTATATAATTATGCCTTGGAGacattaattatgttttctgcAAATAGGTAAATAACCAGCAGCCTATCTTGTCACTTATTCACTGTTAATATAGCTGATGAATTTCACATCTGATGTTTTGGCAGATTCAATGTTCTGGCATCTGTTTAGTCCCATACATACCGAAAGACAGCACTTTTACTGTATCTTTCCTGAGCCTTTCATGCCATTTTCAGTATGTGCAAGTACCTCCTATGTGACCAGGCATTACATTGACTCCTGTGATCAGTGTGTTTCAGGCTGAGGCTGCAATCCCTATGGGCACCTTATACCAAAACTTTTGGTTTAGTGAGAACTGTTCCAGAAGGCTTTGTAAAGAAGCCTCAAAGTCATATCAACTTCTGATGTTGCAGATAAATGCAATTAAATTATTATATAGACTTCTTTCTTAGCCttattttatcatctttcttatGTACACTTCTACAAAAATCCCTATATAGCTATAAAATCTTCATATAGTGGTGAAGGAAGTTATTAACCTAATTTTCAAAGAAAAGAGGCTACCTAGATCAGACAGTGGAATGACAACAGTCAACAGCAGACCTTTCTTGATAAACTTTCTGAACATAATAATGAAGAGCATTTCTAAACTAAATAATAACATTTACAACCACCATTCTTAATCACACTGCATTTGCTAGAAAGTTTGGGAATAATTAAGTGGTATTAGATTTAGTAAACAGATACCCTTCACCATTACACCCTGTCCAAAATGCTGCTGTTGGCAGTTGGCATTCTACTCCCTGAGACTGACAGCTTCcttatcctttgaaaatttagGCAATTATCTtggctttttatttactttatatgAAAACCTTCCAGGTATCAAAAGTTCTTCATGAAAGTCTGGAAGTAAAAATCAGAACATTATGATCAAGGAAGGAGTTTCAATATTACCACTTTTCTACAATGGGTTGGGTGAGACTT includes:
- the LOC135114965 gene encoding eukaryotic peptide chain release factor GTP-binding subunit ERF3A-like isoform X2, whose protein sequence is MSDNTSAPDCWEAAADENLSTIATSMSTLNVNAPVFIPNVNAPEFVPSFMKEETGQTQPAAPDPPPEPSTGTPEDLAVTNLDGDVTADSWEEAADAATPSPNRETPPTPPTPGTPDEDEEEDSDEIKKPKKKPLDEDDSAPKKEPVNVIFIGHVDAGKSTIGGQIMYLTGMVEKRTLEKYEREAKEKNRETWYLSWALDTNLEERDKGKTVEVGRAYFETDQKHFTILDAPGHKSFVPNMIGGACQADLAVLVISARKGEFETGFERGGQTREHAMLAKTAGVKHLIVLINKMDDSTVQWSEKRYNECKEKLVPYLKKVGFNPSKDIMFMPCSGLTGANLREQIDETLCPWYKGPAFIPYINNLPPLNRNMSGPFMMPVVDRYNDRGTIVMGKVESGCCKKGDNIVVMPNKTPVTVDMLWRDEDETGTVNCGENVKVKLRGVEEADVAPGFVLCDPSNPCKTGRIFDAQVVILEHKSIICAGYSAVCHIHSVAEEVTVKLLLCTLDKKSGDKSQLRPRFVKQDQIAIMRFETSGVICMEAFKDHPQLGRFTLRDEGCGG
- the LOC135114965 gene encoding eukaryotic peptide chain release factor GTP-binding subunit ERF3A-like isoform X1, with the translated sequence MSDNTSAPDCWEAAADENLSTIATSMSTLNVNAPVFIPNVNAPEFVPSFMKEETGQTQPAAPDPPPEPSTGTPEDLAVTNLDGDVTADSWEEAADAATPSPNRETPPTPPTPGTPDEDEEEDSDEIKKPKKKPLDEDDSAPKKEPVNVIFIGHVDAGKSTIGGQIMYLTGMVEKRTLEKYEREAKEKNRETWYLSWALDTNLEERDKGKTVEVGRAYFETDQKHFTILDAPGHKSFVPNMIGGACQADLAVLVISARKGEFETGFERGGQTREHAMLAKTAGVKHLIVLINKMDDSTVQWSEKRYNECKEKLVPYLKKVGFNPSKDIMFMPCSGLTGANLREQIDETLCPWYKGPAFIPYINNLPPLNRNMSGPFMMPVVDRYNDRGTIVMGKVESGCCKKGDNIVVMPNKTPVTVDMLWRDEDETGTVNCGENVKVKLRGVEEADVAPGFVLCDPSNPCKTGRIFDAQVVILEHKSIICAGYSAVCHIHSVAEEVTVKLLLCTLDKKSGDKSQLRPRFVKQDQIAIMRFETSGVICMEAFKDHPQLGRFTLRDEGKTIAIGKVLKVLE